Part of the Engraulis encrasicolus isolate BLACKSEA-1 chromosome 1, IST_EnEncr_1.0, whole genome shotgun sequence genome, CTGGTTCAGCTAATATCGGGGTACAGTTTGTTATTCAGTGAGAATCGGGGTACAAGTTTGTCCCTCAGTGGATGTTGGGGTAGTAGAGCCTCAAGAAAGTCAGGGGATGGCGCTGTACAGTTCAGTCATTATCGGGGTACAGTTTGTCGTTCGGTGAGTATTGTTCGTCATTCAGTGAGTATCGGGGTACAAGTTTACCATTCAGTGAGTATCGGGGTACAAGTTTACCATTCAGTGTGTATCAGGGTAGAAGTTTGTCCCTCAGTGGATGTTGGAGTAGAGCCTCAAGAAAGTCAGGGGATATCACTGTACAGTTCAGCTATTATCGGGGTACAGTTCGTCATTCAGTGGGCATTGGGGTATCGGGGTACAAGCTTGTCCCTCAGTGTGTGTCGGGGTGGAGTCGGAGGTAGGCCTCCACCATGGCGTCGGGGTCGTGCCGCGCGTCCATGCTGGCGTAGAGCAGGGCCAGCCGCTGGCAGCGGTGGCGCGCGGGCGTGTCGCGCAGGTACGCCTGCAGACGGCTACGCGCCTCGCCACTGCACTCCTCCTCTGCGTcgccgctctcctcctcttcttcctcctcctcctcttcctcctcattgtTATGATCACCTCCGTTGTTTTGATCGGCGTCTCCACTGACCTGCttctcacctccctcctccatgGCTTCCGGCGCCTCCCCCTGTGTCTGCTTCTTCTGGGTCTGGGTTGGTGTGGTCGTTGCTgttgctgccgccgctgctggtTGTTTCTGGGGCTCGTCGGGGTTGAGCAGGGGCaggtgccacagcgcccccagcaGGGCCTCCAGGTTGGGGAAGAACTTGACGTCGGCCAGCTGCAGGGTCTCGGCGATGCTGGCGGGCAGCGGCACCCCCTTGCTGCGGTGCTTCCACTTGACGCGCCAGCACTGCAGCTCCGTGCCCAAGGTGGTGGGGCTGGGCAGCTCATCACCAAACACctggtagggtagagtagagtagtagggtagagtagagtagagtagagcagaatagagtatagcggagtagagtagtggaatagaatagagtacagtagtagaaaagagtagagcagaatcgagtagagtagagtagaatagaatagagtagagtagagtagacgaatagaatagaatagaatagaatagagtagaatagagtagagcagagtagagaagaatagagtagtagaataaagtagagtagaagaatagagtagagtagaattcaTTTTTATGACTcgtttattgtcattatactcaATACCAAGAGATTTACTCCTCcgccagacacacaaacgcataaacacaaaattacaaacacacgcacacattactcacacacacacacgcacacattactcacacaaacacacgcacacattactcacacaaacacacgcacacattactcacacaaacacacgcacacattactcacacacacacacacacacacatgacacacttactcacacaaacacacacacacacacacacacacacacacattactcacacaCGGCAAAAAGTGGAGGCTCACCTCTGCGACGGCGGACTCCTCGGCCACCACGTCGGGTGCGAACTTGAGCTGGCCCATCACGGCGGGCACCAGCGACAGGCAGCGCAGCACGCGCAGGTGCGTCTCCGAGAACAGCTCGTTCAGCTCCGAGATCACGTAGCTCACCACCGGCACCGTCAGGTGCTCCTTCAAATGAAGACAATCAATGCATAAATATATCAAAATGGAATTTCTATAGCtgaatatcacaactatacaatTGACTGCTTTCAAATAGACATCAATCTAACAAAATATAGCACAACATCACAatgcagttgactcaaagtgctttcaaatacatatATCACTCAATCAAAAATGCATTTctgtagcacaatatcacaactagtGTACTGTAGAGGCAAACTGCTTTGATATACACAtccacgcatacagacacattttcacatacacacagaagctTTGGAGGCTACCAAGAGGTCTCTAATTGTCCGGGATTCAAGTCAGAAGgtgctcagacagacagacagacagacagacagacacacacacacacacaagcaatagtCCGACTAATAACAATAAGTGTTGTGCTGTTCGCTGTGCAGACGGAGATGATGTACCTTGTAGTACGTCTCGGGCTGTGGCTCGGCTGCCCCCAGTGCGGCGCACTTCCTCATGTGGCGCAGCGGGATGCGCACCGGCACCCCCAGCGCCGCCGCCGCCAACGCAGCCTCCTCGAACCAGAACTCGTGATACACGTCGATGTTGTCCGCCACCTGGTGGCAGAACGGAGAAATAAAATGATAAATGATAAATGGCAAAAtgataaaataatgtaatgtaactcaaATACGTTTATCACGTATATTTGTTACATCTACATGCTAAATTGTTTTCTGTTATTTGGCCAATAAATGCAATTCCTGtataatgttcattatgtctactcATTTATATCAACACTTAAGATTTTCTTTTAATGAAGAGATGTAAAAGTTTGATCTTTTACCCGACATGTTTCAACGGTATTActaccatcgaaacatgtcaggtaaaagataaaattTAAACATGTCTTAAGTAATAGAAAATCTTAAGTGTTGGAATAAATGCAATTGTTATACAGATCAAATCAAGAAACCAAATCACCCAACCCACCTCCAGCAGTATATTTCAACCTTTGTACCACAGTGTCAATACAGACTATCGACcaatcaaacaatcaatcaatcatcaaaTCCGCCAACCCAACCCACCTCCACGAGCGAATGCAGCACGGCCGTCACGCTGCCGGTGGCCATGTGCACGTCGAGGGCGCCGCCCTGCAGGTTGCGTCCGAAGGCGCGCGTGAAGCTCAGCGCGTTCTTCAGCACCACCAGGCCCGCCAGGAACTCAAAGTCGCTCAGCGTGTCCAGCAGCGCCAGGCAGTCGCGCGCCACCCGCTCGCTCACGCGCACCTCCGCCGCCACCTCGCCGCCCGACATCACCTCCCCGTAGCCGGCCGCCGCCTCTAGGCACGTCTTCAGGGGCTCcaggaggtcaaaggtcagctgGAAGGCATCGTGGCGCCGGCTCCAGCGCCCACGGCAGGCGGCCAGCAGGCTGCGGGCGTTGTCCTCGTCGTGCCGGAAGCAGGTTGCCACGGTGCGCTCCAGCTCCAGGCGCAGCGCGGGCGACGACCGCAGCAACGCCTCCACGCGGCCCAGCGTGCCAATCACCAGCTGcatgaagggaaaaaaacacccaGTGGAGCCATTAGTGAAtatcatagaatagaatagaacattgGTCCTCAACCTTTTGACCTCAACATAAGTCTcccaactcccccttgacctcatcataagcctgccaacactccccttagaataaaaaaataaaacggactaatgtcccccaatgttaACTAAGCACTGGCCActcttagctgtatccttctgCATGAGCTGTGAGTTGTTTTCTACTTTTCTAATTCTTCTACTTTCCACTTTGATGATTTAAAGGACAGTACAGAGTCATACAGGAGGAGAGTTGCGCAAATGGGAATAAATTGCAgtcccgcctttcaacgagatcgaggtcgttcctaaagcggctgtctttccatagactcaacatagaaccaccacataaaaagcaaacaaggccgacaggcggacaacagatgcgtccctctatgccagttccaactatgccatttttcccccccaaacgcccccctggcctcctcctagcctgtcaacgccccccgaggatgtagtttttgtttattggtcatcatggacactccaaatattgtggcaggcagcaaggcagcaaaatggcgagacatggctttattttttgcagtttagggtataataagcttatcatcattcttggatttggaaaagaaccataggctatgatttgaaatttcacatagcctagatgaagtaggctacattacaaattaccagacatttattaggcctaacaacctttagtatcacgccatttcagcattatgtgcatgtgggaaagaatctaaacatcgacaaataataaataaataaaaccgtttgggtgaatcatgcgcttatgggttcaccctttaggtgaattatggactttttttttcgataccagcttcaccgtcaaggcacaaagcagtgaacttccgtgccagagtttatcaaatgcacacgactgcaaagcaattacgaaagacgcgttctgtcctgtactctctctgagcgcaacgaaaagcaccattgcccttccaaatggcagttggtttgattttttaaactcactgcatttttttaaaaacacgcattttgtgctaataacgtgaaactcaattacccagaatgctgcacgtgagctctctacccgggtgattctggaaaacaaacatggcggcaactcgctttactaccttaataatgtgctaatccgacgctagatttcttaactaatgaaaatcgaaggcagaaatcaacattgtagtgtctaaatatgaggtcgattggtgtatttgtggcgtacatcacgatcggctgagttgttggcctcacgtttgtcagttagcctgtggctaggctacttttcgccaacgttagcatccggtttagtatagaaaggctatgcttgcacgcattcgctccggtccaaaatggcaagtctgccgccttgtggccacaggaaggaacaattgaatgaatgcgtttcagacacaattgaaggcggacggacagacggacggacggacagaccctcttatagagatgctgggacgcatctaaaaataaggACTACCAAACTATACTATGGGGTAAtcgccacaaatatgtaaaccatcaactgtcttggtaatgataatcacaacagttttaccatctgtgatgtttatccgAAGTTGTTACTACAAACAGCAACTCTTGTCATATTctctgcattgcatcgcattgcatttgctgtgtgctacgcccacttctaggcactaacattcgcaacgctaagcagttctgagacgctaaatttgctaattttgctaatgcggaagtcggatacagtggagattgcccgactctcctccTGTATGGCTCAGGGACAGTGTAAAGAAACtatacagaggggaaaaaaacaaagacaataaTTTACACTTGTGTTCAGGAAGAGCCAGGCTTACCTGTGTGGCGGGGGTGCTGGCGCTCTCGGCCAGCGTGGCGTTGAGGCCGCAGCGCGACCAGAGCGTGCGCACCACCCCCGGGTGCCGCTGGGTGATGTGCTCGGCTGCCGTGCGCATCCGGAGGGCGTGCCGCGCCCCGCCGTCGGCGCCGCAGTCGTAGGCGAAGCCGCGGCACTTGGCCATGTCCAGGCTGCAGGTGGCTGTGGCAAAGTCCAGCAGCCGCTCGGCCAGCGCCTCCCCGTCGCCGTCCAGCGCCACGAAGCCCAGCAGCTCCTCCTGGGGACGCGACGCCACGCCCTGAGTCAGGTCCACGAAGCGCACAAACAGCGGCAGGAAGACGCCTAGGGGCCGTGCAAACAAATTGTCACATTTCATAAAATACATATCAGTACAACATTGATTCATGACACAAAACATCGATTCtaaggaaaaaaaataagaattGATTTTTGGGCGTCATGAATGTAGTATATTTTGAAAATTAGTTtactgggaggggggggggggggggggggctgtgcatCCCGTAGTATCGTATTGTACTGTATAGAATAGttgtatgtaagggataacgtcCGACTAGGTGACCGGTTCCACACTTCCACAGAGCTGACTGGGTGTGGCCTgaggaacttgagcattgcaatgaattatggggattgttgtcacaaatccacaagcactaaaaagtcattttctgccttttctcagccAAGAACGCACCAAATTacaaatttatgctactattctactacatatatgacccactttcaatacatattcatgtctccaccggtggtaTGACCCTTTAATTTTCTGTAGATGATGTGCATGGTTCCTACAGTATTGCCCCTTAGATACCgtcggcattccaaacgaagattctatgcggggctaacttagtcgcacggaattaatggtcaccccaaCAGCCAATCAGAAAGGATAACTCCGTTGTGAAGGCAGATAAAGTATAGTATCGTATTGCATCGTGAATTCCTACCTGCTCCCGACTCTGTCCCGACCCCGTCTCCGCTCCCGTCCCGCGTGCCCGTGGCCGCGCTGCGCATCTCGACGGGCTCGGCGGCGATGAGCGAGAAGAGGTGCAGCCTCAGCAACAGCTCGTCCCGCACGCACCCCGCCGCCACGTCCAGCATGCGGCCCAGCTTGTCGGCCGACAGCGTCTCCGCGTTGGTGGCCGTGCTCTCCAGTCGTCGCCGCAAGGGCTCGTCCCCGGCGTTCATGCGGAACTCCACCAGCGCCTGGAAGTTGCTGAGCGGCGTGAAGGTCGGCCGAGGGGGTCTCGGAGCGGGCTCCGGTTCCGAAGCTTTCGTCGTCGTACTCTTACCACCACCGCTGTTGGTACTGCCATTGGCGCTGTTGGCGTTGGCGCTGTTGTTGGACGTCTTCTGTTGGCTACCGTCAACACGACCACCACCAGCACCGGCtgaaagaatgacagaaagaaagtgagagtgtgagtgagtactgtagactgtattaatCAATAAGAATATCAATTCATTCATAAAGAATTGTTTACCACCTGGTCATCCATCCATTCAGAGAcaaggaaataaagaaagaaagaaagaaagaaagaaagaaagaaagaaagaaagaaagaaagaaagaaagaaagaaagaaagaaagaaagaaaaaaggaatggaaacagaaagaaagaaagcaagcccAAAAGCCATATGACACagccacaacacagacacagccaaattgcattcatgccataGCTGAGCAAGTggtctgaaagaaagaaaagaaagacaagaaagaaaaaaacaaacaaacaaaNNNNNNNNNNNNNNNNNNNNNNNNNNNNNNNNNNNNNNNNNNNNNNNNNNNNNNNNNNNNNNNNNNNNNNNNNNNNNNNNNNNNNNNNNNNNNNNNNNATGGTGGGTGTTCCTGTTCGTCACCAACCATAACAAAGTTAAAGTTGCTTTCAAACCGTTCAAACGATAATAACATTCTGCACATTCCGTCAGTCAGATGAGCAcattgaagggaaaaaaacacacactcgcagTCTGACCCATAGCAAGTGAAATCAGTGTAGATTAGACTGTTGGCAGGCAACTGTAGGCAGTGTTCTTCTTGTGACAAAGCAATAAGGCTTATCCGTGGAGCCTTCTTAACCATCAAGTTTACCAGATGCTGTAGGCTAGTACATATACAACTATTCACACTTAGTCTATTAAATGCACATGTCTGTCTTACT contains:
- the LOC134457580 gene encoding 52 kDa repressor of the inhibitor of the protein kinase-like translates to MTGDDWGRGGRSESGREKVRRWRDDHDPDPEAGDVMPHFLSVILSAGAGGGRVDGSQQKTSNNSANANSANGSTNSGGGKSTTTKASEPEPAPRPPRPTFTPLSNFQALVEFRMNAGDEPLRRRLESTATNAETLSADKLGRMLDVAAGCVRDELLLRLHLFSLIAAEPVEMRSAATGTRDGSGDGVGTESGAGVFLPLFVRFVDLTQGVASRPQEELLGFVALDGDGEALAERLLDFATATCSLDMAKCRGFAYDCGADGGARHALRMRTAAEHITQRHPGVVRTLWSRCGLNATLAESASTPATQLVIGTLGRVEALLRSSPALRLELERTVATCFRHDEDNARSLLAACRGRWSRRHDAFQLTFDLLEPLKTCLEAAAGYGEVMSGGEVAAEVRVSERVARDCLALLDTLSDFEFLAGLVVLKNALSFTRAFGRNLQGGALDVHMATGSVTAVLHSLVEVADNIDVYHEFWFEEAALAAAALGVPVRIPLRHMRKCAALGAAEPQPETYYKEHLTVPVVSYVISELNELFSETHLRVLRCLSLVPAVMGQLKFAPDVVAEESAVAEVFGDELPSPTTLGTELQCWRVKWKHRSKGVPLPASIAETLQLADVKFFPNLEALLGALWHLPLLNPDEPQKQPAAAAATATTTPTQTQKKQTQGEAPEAMEEGGEKQVSGDADQNNGGDHNNEEEEEEEEEEEESGDAEEECSGEARSRLQAYLRDTPARHRCQRLALLYASMDARHDPDAMVEAYLRLHPDTH